Proteins encoded within one genomic window of Flavobacterium oreochromis:
- a CDS encoding GIN domain-containing protein has translation MKKISLLFICLITSTLAFSQNKERIKGTKMVKTEKYETETFEEIEIEDNLEVYLIKAEKNAIEIEADDNLHEAIDRKIYGKTLRLNTNKEITTYKKIDVRIFYTDSLKLISVKHHSKLNAFNDLNVKKLTIKALDYSKTSVNATIPNFTLISNDKSKIELNLKGNNAVIEMSKNADLKALINTNSVKIDMYQKSSAAIEGDTNELKLRLDNNTKYEGKNLTSKNTTLTVEGYTDCDISTNGKLAISASGKSKLAIYGEPKIEIIKFADEAILMKKTK, from the coding sequence ATGAAAAAAATTAGCTTATTATTTATCTGCCTGATCACATCTACTCTTGCTTTTTCTCAAAACAAAGAAAGAATCAAAGGAACTAAAATGGTGAAAACTGAAAAATATGAAACCGAAACTTTTGAAGAAATTGAAATAGAGGACAACTTAGAAGTATACTTAATAAAAGCCGAAAAAAATGCTATTGAAATTGAGGCAGATGATAATTTACATGAAGCAATAGACCGTAAAATTTATGGAAAAACATTACGTCTTAATACAAATAAAGAAATAACAACTTATAAAAAAATTGATGTTCGCATTTTTTATACCGATAGTCTAAAATTAATTAGCGTAAAACATCATTCTAAACTTAATGCCTTTAACGATTTGAACGTTAAAAAACTAACTATTAAAGCATTAGACTATTCTAAAACATCTGTAAATGCTACAATTCCTAATTTTACATTAATTAGTAATGACAAATCTAAAATAGAATTAAATTTAAAAGGAAATAATGCTGTTATAGAGATGAGTAAAAATGCTGATTTAAAAGCTTTAATAAACACAAATTCTGTAAAAATAGATATGTATCAAAAATCTTCAGCAGCTATAGAAGGTGATACGAATGAGTTAAAATTACGTTTAGATAATAATACCAAATATGAAGGAAAAAATTTAACTTCAAAAAACACAACACTAACTGTTGAAGGGTATACAGACTGTGATATTTCTACCAATGGAAAATTAGCTATATCAGCATCAGGAAAAAGTAAACTAGCTATTTACGGAGAGCCTAAAATTGAAATAATTAAATTTGCAGATGAAGCTATCTTAATGAAAAAAACAAAATAA
- a CDS encoding head GIN domain-containing protein, giving the protein MSISQNLECEVTQGPIFKVSVEADENLHEEILTEIVDGNRLKISCKNGNYINIQSKKVHITLPIIEELEASSSSELRTRGVIKSNDIRLITNSAADLTATIESEKIAIDASSSSNIVISGKAIKLSIESSSSSDIDAHNLLANNIVVNSSSSSEIKIHPLISLYADASSNSSIYYYGSPKIKKLSQSSSGTIEKQ; this is encoded by the coding sequence ATATCAATCTCGCAAAATTTAGAATGTGAAGTTACTCAAGGTCCCATTTTTAAGGTGAGCGTAGAAGCAGATGAAAATTTACATGAAGAGATCTTAACAGAAATAGTAGATGGTAATAGATTAAAAATAAGTTGTAAAAATGGTAATTATATTAATATTCAATCAAAAAAAGTTCATATAACTCTTCCTATCATTGAAGAATTAGAAGCATCTAGCTCCTCAGAATTAAGAACAAGAGGGGTTATAAAAAGTAATGATATTAGACTAATAACAAATAGTGCTGCTGATTTAACTGCTACAATTGAATCTGAAAAAATAGCAATAGATGCCAGCAGTAGCAGTAATATAGTTATATCTGGAAAAGCTATAAAACTTTCCATTGAATCGTCAAGCAGTTCTGATATAGATGCTCATAATCTACTTGCTAATAATATTGTTGTAAATAGTTCTAGTAGTAGTGAAATAAAAATTCATCCATTAATTTCATTATATGCAGATGCTTCCAGCAATAGTAGCATTTACTATTATGGATCTCCTAAAATAAAAAAACTAAGTCAATCATCAAGCGGAACAATTGAAAAACAATAA
- a CDS encoding serine hydrolase, producing the protein MSTTNDMLKWQNALRDTILLSKKNNDKAFQKYKLNNGQIIDYGYGWHIKEINGFPTREHGGSIFGYKSMAIYFPTEDLYIVGFSNCDCHSPTQTIKDIAHLLTEKR; encoded by the coding sequence ATGTCTACTACTAACGACATGCTAAAATGGCAAAATGCATTACGAGACACTATTCTTCTATCTAAAAAAAACAATGACAAAGCTTTTCAAAAATACAAACTTAATAATGGACAAATTATAGATTATGGTTATGGATGGCATATTAAGGAAATAAATGGATTTCCTACAAGAGAACATGGAGGCAGTATTTTTGGATATAAAAGCATGGCTATCTACTTCCCTACCGAAGACTTATATATAGTTGGTTTTAGTAATTGCGACTGTCATTCGCCAACTCAAACTATTAAAGACATAGCTCATTTACTTACAGAAAAAAGATAA